In Anaerolineae bacterium, a genomic segment contains:
- a CDS encoding DUF389 domain-containing protein: MDRADGHLMVGLRPAETVAAGAGLGLALLAVWGGSLGPEPLLQAILAALLAGCFLILALLNSFELLAGSADPTGGAHVLVHEVAQGIVGFMTGWWAATAGLVLVALLSYLAGAHAAALLSPWVSLEPRWTGLALLMGVLVLHLLAGEVRPAWLWLAVPLLVGLFAVGLVRWVPAPAGLAPGPLPPLGAWLALTYAPLELTLSSRRWIRAPLVAEASGRLWRQLVSAQLAALAVPLLGSVLLLPSLGRAEAAEPALRLARLVGPTAAPAVGVAMVLVALLLGLDAAVRLFGHGIRTLARLGGLPIALNRTWRRSGHPWPPLLAAVVGAGALVWALPPGWLEAVARLAWLIPPLALSATAAYSRQVERERRRLFRLPFHPMVPGLALVLGLVLLIGLPQQSWLGGAIWSAAGALVYVAYARRHQAAAQVGASVFTGPGLPEKAEGGFRVLVPLRSASSREREQVFPLALRLAEATGGDVLLLRVIAVPDPLAVEESRRMAQEQDELFRWAVAAGEASETVHSVTRLARSRPEGILDTAVEADCDLILISADVSEQRMPLRRVVDPVTRWATRNVAVLMRKEGEATEIEPIRRILVPTRGGSHVALAAQLALLLASSSGAEVTVLNVADIQASAEELAEAEEVLTRTLERFSAQAEALEAEVVVRGEVVQGDRPARRIAEESAGYDLVIMGASEMGLLDRVLFGTVPEDVARMSATPVLVVRRYLGLPRFWLRRLWEAVYNAVPELDAEQQVEVYRQIRRGARSRADFFIMIGLASLIATFGLQQNNPAVIIGAMLVAPFFAPVVALGLGIAHADVRLLRVALESTLKGVFLSVALSFLLSAAVPLRTVTAEMTSRTQPGLLDLGVALAAGAAGAYAVSRKEVSASLPGVAIAAALVPPLSVIGVGMAWGQWRLAGGAALLFGTNLVAITLAGALLMLMVGFRPAPRREGQERLRIGLVLVLLSLLLVAAPLAVLSARSLQVFQARRQVEAVLTERLAGGPGLRLMAVSVEEGAGGLEVMATVASTGGVSSEQVADLERELEAETGRPVRLGVVVWPLVQGAEH, translated from the coding sequence TTGGACCGGGCCGATGGGCACTTGATGGTGGGGCTACGGCCGGCAGAAACAGTAGCAGCCGGTGCCGGGCTAGGCCTGGCGTTGCTGGCCGTGTGGGGAGGCAGCCTGGGGCCTGAACCCCTCCTCCAGGCCATCCTCGCGGCGCTGCTGGCAGGGTGTTTCCTCATCCTCGCCCTGCTCAACTCCTTCGAACTGCTGGCCGGGAGTGCCGATCCTACCGGCGGGGCGCACGTTCTGGTGCACGAGGTAGCCCAGGGCATCGTCGGGTTCATGACTGGATGGTGGGCGGCCACGGCCGGTCTGGTCCTCGTCGCTCTTCTGTCCTACCTGGCCGGGGCCCACGCCGCGGCTCTCCTGTCTCCCTGGGTGAGCCTGGAACCCAGGTGGACGGGCCTGGCCCTCCTGATGGGTGTGCTGGTCTTGCACTTACTGGCGGGCGAGGTGCGTCCTGCCTGGCTGTGGCTGGCAGTGCCCCTACTGGTGGGCCTGTTTGCGGTGGGGCTGGTGCGCTGGGTCCCGGCCCCCGCAGGCCTGGCGCCGGGTCCTCTGCCCCCTCTCGGTGCCTGGCTCGCCCTGACCTATGCCCCGCTGGAGTTGACCCTCTCCTCGCGCCGATGGATCAGAGCGCCGCTGGTCGCCGAGGCATCCGGTCGGCTCTGGCGCCAGCTGGTCTCGGCTCAACTGGCGGCGCTGGCGGTGCCGTTATTGGGCTCCGTTCTGTTGCTTCCGTCCCTGGGGCGGGCCGAAGCCGCCGAGCCCGCCCTGCGGCTGGCCCGCCTGGTCGGCCCCACCGCCGCGCCGGCCGTGGGTGTGGCCATGGTGCTGGTGGCCCTCCTGCTGGGGCTGGACGCCGCCGTACGGCTCTTCGGCCATGGTATCAGGACACTGGCCCGTCTCGGGGGCCTGCCCATCGCCCTGAATCGGACCTGGCGCCGGAGCGGCCACCCCTGGCCGCCGCTGCTGGCCGCTGTTGTGGGAGCGGGTGCCCTTGTGTGGGCGCTGCCGCCCGGCTGGCTCGAGGCGGTGGCCCGCCTCGCCTGGCTCATCCCGCCCCTGGCCCTCAGCGCCACGGCGGCGTACAGCCGTCAGGTGGAGCGAGAGCGGCGAAGGCTCTTCCGGTTGCCCTTCCACCCCATGGTGCCCGGGCTGGCGCTGGTCCTGGGGCTGGTGCTGCTGATTGGCCTGCCACAGCAGTCCTGGCTCGGCGGGGCCATCTGGTCGGCTGCGGGTGCGCTGGTGTACGTGGCCTACGCCCGCAGGCACCAGGCCGCTGCTCAGGTGGGGGCTTCGGTCTTCACCGGCCCAGGCCTGCCTGAGAAGGCGGAGGGAGGGTTCCGTGTGTTGGTGCCGCTGCGGTCGGCCTCCAGTCGAGAACGGGAGCAGGTGTTCCCTCTGGCCCTTCGCCTGGCCGAGGCCACCGGTGGAGACGTTCTGCTGCTCAGAGTCATTGCGGTGCCCGATCCCCTGGCGGTGGAGGAGAGCCGGCGCATGGCTCAGGAGCAGGATGAGCTCTTCCGTTGGGCGGTAGCGGCCGGGGAGGCATCCGAGACGGTTCACTCGGTGACCCGCCTGGCCCGCAGCCGGCCCGAGGGCATCCTGGACACGGCGGTGGAGGCGGACTGCGACCTCATCCTGATATCGGCCGACGTGTCCGAACAGCGCATGCCCCTGCGACGCGTGGTGGACCCCGTCACCCGGTGGGCTACTCGCAATGTGGCGGTGCTGATGCGCAAAGAGGGGGAGGCAACCGAGATCGAGCCCATACGGCGCATCTTGGTGCCGACTCGGGGCGGCTCGCACGTCGCCCTGGCTGCCCAACTGGCGCTCCTCCTGGCTAGTTCCTCCGGGGCGGAAGTGACGGTACTGAACGTGGCCGACATCCAGGCTTCGGCCGAGGAGCTGGCCGAAGCGGAGGAGGTTCTGACCCGAACGCTGGAGAGGTTCAGTGCTCAGGCGGAAGCGTTGGAGGCGGAGGTGGTGGTGCGGGGCGAGGTGGTCCAGGGGGACCGGCCGGCCCGGCGCATCGCGGAGGAGTCGGCCGGTTACGACCTAGTGATCATGGGCGCCTCCGAGATGGGGCTGCTGGACCGGGTGCTGTTCGGCACCGTTCCCGAGGACGTGGCCCGCATGAGCGCCACGCCCGTCTTGGTGGTGCGACGCTATCTTGGTCTGCCCCGGTTCTGGCTGCGCCGTCTGTGGGAGGCGGTGTACAACGCCGTTCCCGAGCTCGATGCCGAGCAGCAGGTGGAGGTGTACCGGCAGATCCGGCGGGGGGCACGTTCGCGCGCCGACTTCTTCATCATGATCGGCTTGGCCTCCCTGATCGCCACCTTCGGGCTGCAGCAGAACAACCCCGCCGTCATCATTGGCGCCATGCTGGTGGCACCCTTCTTCGCTCCGGTGGTGGCGCTCGGTCTGGGCATCGCGCACGCGGACGTGCGGTTGCTGCGGGTGGCTCTCGAGTCCACCCTCAAGGGCGTGTTCCTCAGCGTGGCTCTGTCCTTTCTCTTGAGTGCTGCGGTGCCCCTGCGCACCGTAACTGCCGAGATGACCTCCCGCACCCAGCCGGGCCTCCTGGACCTGGGGGTGGCGCTGGCTGCCGGAGCGGCAGGCGCCTACGCCGTCTCTCGCAAGGAGGTATCCGCCTCTCTGCCGGGGGTGGCCATCGCGGCTGCCCTGGTCCCGCCCCTGTCGGTCATCGGGGTGGGGATGGCCTGGGGCCAGTGGCGGCTGGCCGGAGGGGCGGCCCTTCTATTCGGCACCAACCTGGTGGCCATCACCCTGGCCGGGGCGCTGCTAATGCTGATGGTGGGGTTCCGCCCCGCCCCCCGGCGTGAGGGGCAGGAGAGGCTGCGCATCGGTCTGGTGCTGGTGTTGCTGTCGCTGTTGCTGGTGGCGGCACCGTTGGCGGTGCTGTCGGCGCGATCATTGCAGGTGTTCCAGGCCCGGCGCCAAGTCGAGGCGGTTCTGACCGAGCGGCTGGCCGGTGGCCCCGGGCTGAGGCTGATGGCGGTCTCGGTGGAGGAAGGGGCGGGTGGGCTGGAAGTCATGGCCACCGTCGCCAGCACTGGTGGGGTCTCGTCCGAGCAGGTGGCTGACCTGGAGCGAGAGCTGGAGGCGGAGACAGGCCGGCCGGTGAGGCTGGGGGTGGTGGTCTGGCCGCTGGTGCAGGGCGCGGAGCACTGA
- the rmuC gene encoding DNA recombination protein RmuC → MDPLLLVVAVIPALLLVVAMFLLARRASDAGAAEGAWREAAEYLTQTRMELRSLGERVLRLEELQNRVQGGIAGLDRTLAQTDVATRTLMEATGAIRQELSQAKQDLVSLQAQARARHDMEAQVATSIRRLEAILAGTQSKGAAGENVLEALFGRLPAEWQARNFRVGSRVVEFALRLPNNLVLPIDSKWPATELLERFAQCEDPEEQLQLKREVESVVLAKAQEVRKYLDPSTTVDFGVAAVPDAVYDLCSGIQADLFQMNVVLVSYGMFVPYLLLVFQTVLKTSQEIDVERLLSYVSSAQESTRLLQEELEGRFARALAMLSNSRNDMAVQVSRISSWLTSLCVAAPDGGETRRGGEGETG, encoded by the coding sequence ATGGACCCCTTGTTGCTGGTTGTGGCTGTCATACCGGCGCTGCTGCTGGTGGTGGCCATGTTTCTGCTCGCCCGGCGGGCGAGCGACGCAGGAGCGGCCGAGGGGGCGTGGCGGGAGGCCGCTGAGTACCTCACCCAGACCCGAATGGAGTTGCGCAGCCTGGGAGAGCGGGTCCTGCGCTTGGAGGAGTTGCAGAATCGGGTTCAGGGAGGCATCGCCGGTCTAGATCGGACGCTGGCCCAGACGGATGTGGCAACCAGGACTCTGATGGAGGCGACCGGCGCCATCCGGCAGGAGCTCTCCCAGGCGAAGCAGGACCTGGTATCCCTGCAGGCTCAGGCGCGCGCCCGGCACGACATGGAAGCGCAGGTGGCGACCTCCATCCGCCGGCTGGAGGCTATCCTGGCCGGGACCCAGAGCAAGGGCGCGGCAGGGGAGAACGTGCTGGAAGCGCTCTTCGGGCGGCTGCCGGCGGAGTGGCAGGCGCGCAACTTCCGAGTGGGCAGCCGCGTGGTGGAGTTCGCCCTGCGGCTGCCCAACAACCTGGTGCTGCCCATCGACAGCAAGTGGCCGGCCACCGAGCTGCTGGAGCGCTTCGCCCAATGTGAGGACCCGGAAGAGCAGCTCCAGCTCAAACGCGAGGTGGAGTCGGTGGTCCTGGCCAAGGCGCAGGAGGTACGCAAGTACCTGGACCCGAGCACTACGGTGGACTTCGGCGTGGCAGCCGTGCCCGACGCCGTCTACGACCTGTGCAGTGGCATCCAGGCCGACCTCTTCCAGATGAATGTGGTGCTGGTCAGCTACGGCATGTTCGTCCCCTACCTGCTGCTCGTGTTCCAGACCGTGCTCAAGACCTCGCAGGAGATAGACGTAGAGCGTCTCTTGAGCTACGTGAGCAGCGCCCAGGAGAGCACCCGGCTCCTGCAGGAGGAGCTGGAGGGGCGCTTCGCCAGAGCCCTCGCCATGCTCTCCAACTCCCGCAACGACATGGCGGTGCAGGTGAGTCGCATCTCCAGCTGGCTCACCAGCCTGTGCGTGGCGGCGCCCGACGGTGGGGAGACGCGGAGAGGGGGAGAGGGGGAGACGGGGTGA